The following proteins come from a genomic window of Nitrospiraceae bacterium:
- a CDS encoding KpsF/GutQ family sugar-phosphate isomerase: MRRSKTEKLKNHSTAKTSGGQTSASLNEGRRVLQIEARAVQTLVDRLDERFTQAVDLLYNCKGKVVVSGMGKSGLIGQKIAATLASTGTPAFFLHPAEGVHGDLGMLARRDTLIPISNSGETKEILQLLPYIERMGVPTVALTGKMGSTLAKHSDVVLDVSVSEEACPMGLAPTASTTATLAMGDALAVALLQKRGFKSEDFAQFHPGGTLGRRLLIKVRDLMHVGDEVPRVQEQATGSAAISEISAKKLGMTTVIDRTGALLGVITDGDLRRFVQQGGEIIKATAGTLASRSPRTIGPDDLAARAVEVMERYSITTLVVTEGEQRIVGVIHLHDLLKNGIV, translated from the coding sequence ATGCGACGCAGCAAAACCGAAAAACTGAAAAACCACTCCACTGCGAAAACCTCCGGCGGACAGACCAGCGCGAGCCTCAATGAAGGCCGCCGGGTGCTCCAGATTGAGGCCCGCGCGGTCCAGACTCTGGTCGATCGTCTGGACGAACGTTTTACGCAGGCGGTGGATTTGCTCTACAACTGCAAAGGGAAAGTCGTCGTTTCCGGTATGGGTAAGTCCGGCCTCATTGGGCAAAAGATTGCCGCGACGTTGGCCAGCACCGGCACGCCCGCCTTCTTTCTCCACCCGGCCGAAGGTGTGCATGGCGATCTGGGCATGCTGGCCCGTCGCGATACCCTCATTCCGATTTCGAACAGCGGCGAAACGAAGGAAATACTCCAGTTGTTGCCGTACATCGAGCGAATGGGCGTTCCCACTGTGGCCTTAACGGGAAAGATGGGTTCGACCTTGGCCAAGCACAGCGATGTCGTGTTGGACGTGTCCGTATCGGAGGAAGCCTGCCCGATGGGATTGGCCCCGACGGCCAGCACGACGGCGACCTTGGCGATGGGGGATGCGTTGGCCGTGGCGTTGTTGCAAAAGCGGGGATTCAAATCTGAGGATTTTGCGCAGTTCCATCCGGGCGGCACGCTTGGCCGGCGCTTGCTCATCAAGGTGCGTGATCTTATGCATGTCGGTGACGAAGTCCCACGAGTTCAAGAACAGGCGACCGGTTCGGCGGCGATTTCGGAGATTTCAGCCAAGAAACTGGGCATGACGACGGTGATTGATCGGACTGGCGCCCTTCTCGGCGTGATCACCGATGGCGATTTGCGCCGGTTCGTCCAGCAGGGCGGCGAAATCATCAAGGCGACGGCTGGAACACTGGCTTCTCGCTCGCCGCGAACGATCGGACCGGATGACTTGGCGGCGCGAGCCGTTGAAGTGATGGAGCGCTACTCGATCACGACGCTCGTGGTGACGGAAGGGGAGCAGCGGATCGTCGGCGTAATTCACCTGCACGACCTCTTGAAGAACGGGATCGTGTAA
- the kdsA gene encoding 3-deoxy-8-phosphooctulonate synthase has translation MANVVDIGTFKAGQGQRPFLIAGPCVIESEQLVLETASRIAEITKALGIPYVFKSSFDKANRTSIKSFRGPGIEKGLAVLKKVKDQLGIPVLTDVHTEEQATEAGEVVDILQIPAFLCRQTDLLVAAAKTSKVVNVKKGQFLSPQEMGHAVKKVEECGNRRIILTERGSSFGYNNLVVDMRSFPILRSFGYPVVFDATHSVQLPGGGGTQSSGQREFVEPLACAAAGAGVDGFFMEVHPNPDDALSDGPNMVPLHQLKTLLERVMRICDAAKPKN, from the coding sequence ATGGCGAACGTCGTCGACATCGGAACGTTCAAAGCCGGTCAAGGGCAGCGGCCGTTTCTGATCGCCGGCCCCTGTGTCATCGAAAGCGAACAACTCGTGTTGGAAACGGCCAGCCGCATCGCCGAGATCACCAAGGCGCTCGGCATTCCCTATGTCTTCAAATCATCGTTCGACAAAGCGAACCGAACGTCAATCAAGTCATTTCGTGGCCCCGGCATCGAAAAAGGCCTGGCCGTGCTCAAGAAGGTAAAAGATCAGTTAGGTATCCCAGTCTTGACAGATGTGCACACAGAGGAGCAGGCCACTGAAGCCGGTGAAGTCGTGGATATCCTTCAGATTCCCGCATTCCTTTGCCGGCAGACGGATCTCCTGGTTGCCGCAGCCAAGACCAGCAAAGTCGTGAACGTGAAGAAGGGCCAGTTTCTCTCGCCTCAAGAGATGGGCCATGCGGTGAAGAAGGTGGAAGAGTGCGGGAATCGCCGTATTATTCTCACTGAACGGGGATCTTCCTTCGGGTATAACAATCTTGTCGTCGATATGCGATCGTTCCCGATCCTGCGCAGCTTTGGCTATCCGGTCGTCTTCGATGCGACTCACAGCGTGCAACTCCCGGGCGGCGGTGGGACACAATCAAGCGGCCAGCGAGAATTCGTTGAACCGCTCGCCTGTGCAGCAGCGGGAGCTGGTGTCGATGGGTTCTTCATGGAGGTACATCCGAATCCCGATGATGCCCTCTCCGATGGTCCGAACATGGTTCCGCTGCATCAGTTGAAGACACTGCTTGAGCGGGTGATGCGGATATGCGACGCAGCAAAACCGAAAAACTGA
- a CDS encoding CTP synthase → MERTMSKFIFVTGGVVSSLGKGLASASIGNLLESRGLKITFLKLDPYINVDPGTMNPYQHGEVYVTDDGAETDLDLGHYERYTSLTLTKENNYTTGRIYHSVITKERRGDYLGGTVQVVPHVTDEIKQCIVRISKGMDVTIVEIGGTVGDIESLPFLEAIRQMPYDVGRDNVLYVHLTLVPYIGAAGELKTKPTQHSVNKLREIGIQPNILLCRTDRYIPPELKAKIAMFCNVEKDAVITAKDVDTIYEVPIVFRKEGLDELIVRQLRLETGPPNLREWDAMVQKIKHPKHEVSIALVGKYAGLKECYKSLAEALVHGGIDHETRVNINWIESEDVERQGTERILRDADGILIPGGFGSRGIEGKITTIRYAREHHVPFLGLCLGMQCATIEFARNVAGLAGANSAEFDERSPHPVIHLMPDQHSVSDKGGTMRLGSYLCKLGEGTLAHKMYGVDEVRERHRHRYEFNNAYRDVLTAKGLVLSGLSPDGRLVEIVELRNHPWFLATQFHPEYNSRPHHPHPLFSGFVGAALRNKLGH, encoded by the coding sequence ATGGAACGCACGATGAGCAAGTTCATTTTTGTGACCGGCGGGGTCGTCTCATCGTTGGGGAAGGGACTCGCGTCGGCCTCGATCGGGAACCTGTTGGAAAGTCGAGGCCTCAAAATCACGTTCTTGAAACTTGATCCCTACATCAATGTTGATCCCGGTACGATGAATCCCTATCAGCATGGCGAAGTGTACGTGACGGATGATGGGGCGGAGACGGACCTCGACCTGGGTCACTATGAGCGGTACACCTCGTTGACGCTGACAAAAGAAAACAATTACACCACGGGGCGAATCTATCACTCCGTCATCACCAAAGAACGTCGCGGCGATTACCTCGGCGGAACGGTCCAAGTCGTGCCGCATGTCACGGATGAGATCAAGCAATGCATCGTGCGGATTTCGAAAGGGATGGATGTCACGATCGTGGAAATCGGCGGCACCGTCGGCGACATTGAGAGCCTGCCGTTCCTCGAAGCGATTCGCCAAATGCCGTATGACGTGGGCCGTGACAATGTCCTGTACGTCCATCTCACGCTGGTGCCCTATATCGGGGCAGCGGGTGAATTAAAAACCAAGCCGACCCAGCATTCGGTGAACAAGCTGCGCGAAATCGGCATTCAGCCGAACATTCTCTTATGCCGGACCGACCGGTACATTCCCCCGGAGTTGAAGGCGAAGATTGCGATGTTCTGCAACGTGGAGAAAGACGCGGTCATTACAGCCAAGGATGTGGACACGATATATGAAGTCCCGATCGTATTTCGGAAAGAAGGCCTGGATGAATTGATCGTTCGCCAGCTTCGTCTGGAAACGGGTCCACCCAATCTGCGCGAATGGGACGCGATGGTTCAGAAGATCAAGCATCCCAAACACGAAGTCTCCATCGCGCTGGTAGGGAAATATGCGGGGCTGAAGGAGTGCTACAAGAGTCTGGCCGAAGCGTTGGTGCACGGCGGTATTGACCATGAAACGAGAGTCAACATCAACTGGATTGAATCGGAGGACGTCGAACGCCAGGGCACCGAACGGATTCTTCGTGACGCTGACGGGATTCTGATTCCTGGAGGATTCGGATCGCGGGGAATCGAAGGGAAAATCACGACGATTAGATACGCGAGAGAACATCATGTCCCGTTCCTTGGACTCTGTCTCGGTATGCAGTGCGCAACGATTGAATTTGCCCGCAACGTGGCCGGCCTTGCGGGGGCGAACAGCGCCGAATTCGACGAGCGGTCTCCCCATCCCGTGATTCATCTGATGCCGGATCAGCACAGTGTGAGCGACAAAGGCGGGACTATGCGGCTCGGGTCGTATCTCTGCAAACTGGGCGAGGGCACGTTGGCGCACAAGATGTATGGTGTGGACGAAGTCCGCGAACGACACCGACATCGGTATGAATTCAACAATGCCTACCGCGATGTCTTGACGGCGAAAGGGTTGGTGCTCAGCGGTCTCTCGCCAGACGGACGATTAGTCGAAATCGTCGAATTGAGGAACCATCCCTGGTTCTTGGCGACGCAATTCCATCCGGAATATAACTCGCGCCCGCACCATCCTCATCCGCTCTTCAGCGGATTTGTTGGCGCCGCGTTGCGGAACAAGCTTGGACACTGA
- the kdsB gene encoding 3-deoxy-manno-octulosonate cytidylyltransferase, giving the protein MTNVRSSVSVVIPARYGSSRFPGKPLVKLGAKPLIQHVYERAAACAVVSDVVVATDDERIKQAVEQFGGRVILMTGDYRTGTDRVAAVASTLPGEYFVDLQGDEIPVDPDLLTDLIEPFIASGAEIGTLKRAIESRGELQNPAVVKVVTDQQGKALYFSRSPIPMVREDSGRCSTQGLGYIHLGVYSYRRNALLKFAALPTGVLEDGEKLEQLRALEHGMTIRVWETKRSSLRVDTPEDAVTVSEQLRFAETTAQSMTFNRAVPSC; this is encoded by the coding sequence ATGACTAACGTCCGGTCGTCCGTGAGCGTGGTCATTCCAGCTCGCTACGGGTCGTCGCGTTTCCCAGGAAAACCACTGGTGAAACTGGGTGCCAAGCCGTTGATCCAGCACGTGTACGAACGAGCTGCGGCCTGCGCGGTGGTATCCGACGTAGTGGTAGCGACCGACGACGAGCGCATTAAACAAGCCGTAGAGCAGTTCGGTGGACGAGTGATCCTCATGACGGGAGACTATCGGACTGGGACGGATCGTGTAGCAGCCGTAGCCAGCACACTTCCGGGTGAATATTTTGTGGATTTGCAGGGGGACGAAATTCCGGTAGATCCTGATTTGCTCACCGATCTCATCGAGCCATTCATTGCGAGTGGAGCCGAAATAGGAACGCTGAAGCGGGCGATCGAATCCAGGGGGGAGCTGCAGAATCCCGCCGTCGTGAAAGTCGTGACCGACCAGCAGGGGAAGGCCCTATACTTTTCGCGGTCTCCGATTCCCATGGTGCGAGAGGATTCCGGCCGCTGCTCGACACAGGGTTTGGGCTATATTCATTTAGGGGTGTATAGCTACAGAAGGAATGCACTCCTGAAGTTTGCCGCGCTGCCGACTGGGGTGTTAGAAGATGGAGAAAAATTGGAGCAACTGCGCGCCTTGGAACATGGGATGACCATTCGAGTGTGGGAAACGAAACGAAGCTCGCTCCGCGTGGATACACCGGAAGATGCGGTTACGGTATCGGAGCAACTTCGGTTCGCCGAGACTACGGCACAGAGTATGACCTTCAATCGGGCGGTGCCTTCTTGCTGA
- the rfaE1 gene encoding D-glycero-beta-D-manno-heptose-7-phosphate kinase — protein MPAKALRQYIQRFPQASVLVIGDLILDHYIWGRVSRISPEAPVPVVHVDSESLKLGGAANVFNNILALGGKADLCGVIGSDETGRLLLKELGTKRSGRGGVVIDQERPTTRKSRVIAHNQQVVRYDVEQRDELKKSLQQRILRYVESRVRELSCLVVSDYAKGVVTAALMSELTRLASLRRIPVVVDPKVEHFGYYKGATVITPNHLEATQAAGVHGDDDQAIDQAGAIIRQRLGCQSVLVTRGEKGMSLYEADGVSWHIPTQARQVYDVTGAGDTVIGTLALALSTGATMKEAAQLANQAAGIVVGMVGTATVSAQQLSEVLDD, from the coding sequence GTGCCTGCGAAAGCGCTCCGGCAATATATTCAGCGGTTCCCACAGGCTTCGGTGTTGGTCATCGGAGACTTGATTCTCGACCATTACATCTGGGGACGCGTCAGCCGGATCTCCCCGGAAGCTCCGGTTCCGGTCGTACACGTGGATTCTGAATCTTTGAAGCTCGGTGGAGCAGCGAACGTGTTCAACAATATTCTCGCTTTGGGAGGCAAGGCGGATCTCTGCGGCGTGATTGGCTCGGACGAAACCGGCCGGTTGCTGCTGAAGGAACTGGGAACAAAGCGATCGGGTCGTGGCGGGGTAGTCATCGATCAGGAACGTCCGACGACCAGAAAATCGCGGGTCATCGCGCACAATCAACAGGTTGTCCGCTATGACGTGGAACAGAGAGACGAACTTAAAAAGTCTTTACAGCAACGTATCCTGCGCTATGTGGAATCGCGTGTACGAGAACTCTCCTGTCTCGTCGTCTCCGACTATGCGAAGGGAGTGGTGACGGCAGCCTTGATGTCAGAGCTTACGCGATTGGCATCGCTTCGGCGGATTCCCGTGGTTGTCGATCCTAAAGTGGAACATTTCGGCTATTACAAGGGTGCAACGGTGATTACACCGAACCATCTGGAGGCCACACAGGCTGCCGGCGTGCACGGGGATGACGACCAGGCGATCGATCAAGCCGGGGCGATCATCCGACAACGGCTTGGGTGCCAGTCTGTCTTGGTTACTCGTGGCGAAAAAGGAATGAGCCTGTACGAGGCCGATGGGGTCTCCTGGCATATTCCCACGCAGGCTCGACAGGTTTATGATGTGACGGGAGCGGGTGACACGGTGATCGGGACGTTGGCGTTGGCATTGTCGACGGGGGCAACAATGAAGGAGGCGGCACAGCTGGCGAACCAGGCAGCAGGAATCGTGGTAGGGATGGTCGGAACGGCGACAGTGTCTGCACAGCAACTGTCGGAGGTCCTGGATGACTAA